CCTTCTTCCATTTTTgaatttctttagttttttcAGGCAACAACTTTAGGAAATTAGCCTTATTAATAGTCGTATCAACATAAAGATTCAACTCCCCTAAATCTCATAGTTTAACATCTCTTGTCCTCAAGAAATAACTCAAGGTCTTTATGTGAAAGATAACATTGTCTATTCAAGAAGATGTGTACTCGTAGCAGCATTTCCAGTAGGACTGTCAATGGGGTTGGGCCAGCCCGAGCTCGGCTCGTTCGGCCCGACAGAAAGCCCGATAAGCCCGATCATTTAGTGAGCCGGTCTGAGCTTGAGTCTAAAAATTAGGCCCGAATTAAATGTGAGCCGAGCTTGGGCCTTATTAGGCTCAAACCCGATATAGGCCCGGCCctttaattacctatatatataatatttatattttgatattatgtataattatatatccaaatatattattactaaatactaaatatatacataaattacaaaacacaaaaatacatctaaaaactctttcatgagctttcttgagagccaatattgGTAATGTATAactaaatctctaatttttcttattggctgagtaaatttttgtattggcataatattggttgatttttttttggtctacaaacacaaaaatcatcaagcatatttggatttaaatcacaagattataaaaaaagtttcaacttttaaagatgtattggcttatgattgcatgttttattactatttttcatgcattttgaatggattaaatataaatattgttgaaaaatttttggtttatatacgttttaagaactattatttgttcatgtttagttttaatattatagtcttgtaaatgttaaattagttttacaacttaatagttatagtaattatattaagaaaattaaggagtaataagtgagcttgggctaagCCCGATTAAGGCTCACAACCCgaatattatgtgagttgagTATGAGCTTCACATTTACGAACCCGAAACTCATAGCCCGAAGCCCGAAAATGATTCAAATTAAATGAGCTGAGTTTGAGCTCATCAAAGCCCGGCTCATTAGGCCCGATTGACAGGCCAGGATTGAAATATACATACAAATATTTGTGGAGAATGTTATAAGTTTTAGTGTCCTAACGGTAAATCGACATTAAATTGTATAGTACATATGATGATGGAGTAGAACAAAACAACACTTCAAAAAAGCCTAATGAGACATTATCATGCtgccccctttttttttcttttttttttttttcaattttgtaaCTATGGGGGCAAATAAGCTGAACTACATGACTATATCCGAGAAGTGGATTACACAAGCTTTATTAGATGCAAAAAggctttttttgtttttttttttgttgggggggggggggggggtccTGTGGAACTAGTTGAATTATACTTAAAAAGGGTGTAAATGAAAAGTTTTAATATTTGAAGATGataaaaaaggatttttaaaaTCTTTTGGGACAAAATCTAATCTCTATAAGAATAAGTGAAAActttttaatagaatttttaaCATCTTGGAGCCGACTGCCTATCCACAAGTGTAGCAAGTAGTAGAGAATTGCATTCATCATATTCTACGCAAGACCTTGAGCTCAAATTAGCTCACACACACATAACTTCTCTATCTCGCGCACATGCTTTGGCATACATACAtattctctcttcttctttctctcccACTCAATGATCAGATCCTCACACACTATCTCTTTTACTCTCACAAACATACACATTTTCTTTGCCAATGCACCTTTCTAAATCTTTGATTTATTGTAGACCCAAAAATATACATCTTTCATTTCTAAAAACACACATGTTCACACATAAACGCGTACTCTCTCTTGCACATAAGAAATTGCTTTGTCATTGTGGTATGTCGTCTATCGATATTAAAAGGTAATATTTAAAAGATTAATTTTGTAAACTAATAAATTGATATATAGGTATCTAACTACATAATGTACATAAAGTAGAATATTTCAATTTCAAGCTCAAATTCGATAGATTATTTAATAGATTTGACTTTTATGAATTCAGCGGATTCCAACtttattatttaaattttttatttttgcaatttcaaaCTTTAGACAATAGTGTTACAAAATGCCCCTTAGTTTCACAAAGTGATCCACGTAAACCAAAAATACAAATCCAAAAACGAATCTAATGATTTTATGTGGTTAAGTTCAACTTTTCTCAATTTTCCTACATAATATCATATTAACAGTTTCAAAAATACGCATacatatttaaatttaaaaaaaaaagttagattGCCAACTTGCTAGATTATTAGACGTCCATCTAATACTTTCTCTTTGGTGTCTTTATTTAAAGTTTTGTTGTTTTAGTGATTATATGAATTGTAATCCAAAAAAATTGTGTTCTACTTGTTTATAATTGGGGGGCACTAACTTATAAATTCATTATTGGAAATTATATTTCATTTGCGTATTTGTCATTGTGAAAGTTAGTAAGAATGGAGTTGTATATGTGTCTCAATGTACAAGTGTATTTGTCTACAAACAACTAAATTCACCATGTATaccatattatatatatatatatatatatatatatatatatatatatatatgtatgctCAATTGGCTTTACGAATCGAGCTGAGTTTATTAGTGTTCAGCTCGAGGGCTTGTCAATAATATGATGAAAGGAAAGAATGAAGTGGTTTGAGTATATAGAAAgagaatttattttttattatatttcttaCTATTAGATAGTGTCCATAAATCTCGTAATTAGTCTCTAAAGGTTTAGAGTGAATTCAATGagaaataaaaataagcaaGACTAGTTAGAGCTGATTTAAAGGTACATAGTAAACAAACAAAGTTCCTCGTATAAGCATTGAGGTATTGATCTAAAGAAAGAGAGAGGTCTAGGCTCCTCTGGTAATTTACTCTTATTAAGCCTCATTAATATAATATTACCATTATATCCTTGAACATAAGTTGTCTTAGAAGACACGTAGTCCCCGATTTGACTCTTAAatccttttcttttgccttCTTGATTGTAAAACTTGAAGTTCTCGTGTAAAAGATTGAAAGTTTTGTGTAATGCCTTTTGGATTTACCTTAATTAGCCATTTTAATTAAGGGTTAACATCCATAAACTCCATTGAGAGATGGTTAAGTTACCCGTGCTCCCCGGAATCTAGTCAATAGGCACTTTGCCCTCAGAACATTGGTCAAAAATTCTATCTACTAACACATTTAGACTTTTGCTAGTAAATGACTAATAAGCTTTCAACACTCAAACGCTATTACTTTTCAAACTTTATAGTCTTTTGTATTAGCATGCAATTCCTATTAATTTGAGTTGTATAATTTATTCAATAAAAGTCCAAAACTATTGTGGATATGGattcttcttgtttctttttacaattttttccctccttcttttttgctttagttttttgctttcttttgtgtaaattttcaattctcatttttgttgtcaaatatTTAAAGTCATAGTTCATTATTACTAGCAATCAGATTTTGATGGTACAAGCTATTGCATTTACATTTTAAAGTGgggattaattttttatgcattGTGAAAGTCGGGattaattttttaaacattGTCATTGTTATTATAGATGCGCAAAAAGTGAATCTcaaatttgaataaaaatttTGTGACAAGCATCTAATTTAGCTTGTATAATAACATTTTTATATTGATAGTAGGTATAAAAAGATAATCCACAAAAGTAATGCCATTAATTAACCAAACATGACCTGAAGTACAAGGAATATGTATTAGATAAAACCATTATTGTGTTAACCAATATAGTATTTTGGATTATTATTCGCTAATACATTTTCATTAAGAATGAAAACCTAGAGTGGTGTATAATTTCCCATCAAGATTACATTTCCTTAAAAAAGAACAACTTACTTTTGTACCTTAAGTATATAAGATATATCAATTATGTCTCctaaaggaagaaaaatagAGGGCAATATGATCCTAGAATCAAATTGAAGATGGTTAAATGCAATATAGAGGTAAAATGCTCCAAATATTATATTGATAAATTGAAAAAGCTTTTGCAATTAAAAGGGCCAAAAGTACCTATTGATTATATTCCATGGGGCAAATTGCACCTATTTCAAACTTCCCTTGGGGTTAACTATAATTAACCCTTTGATAgatgaaagaaaattaaaaacgAAAATATTGGTGGGGCCATCAACAAATTATTTAACCACAACATCGGCCACCACCACCAAATCTTTGACTTTTGGCCGATTACTTCCATCCAATTCCAGAATTCAATTTCTATTGCTGCCTCCATCTTTCCTTCTGGGCATCCCTTTAACAATTCTACCACATTCAAATCGTTCCCATTTTTATTAACATTAATAGCCTCAGACACAGTAAAACCTGCCTCAGCTCCAAGATTTGGTAAATCACCTTGTCATTTCCTTCATTGAAAGTTGATGAATAACTGATAAAGTTCCTTTCTTGATAATTTTACAGTTGGATTTATTGGATTCATTCAGGATTCCAAAAGGGTAGTGGCATTTGCATccggtttgcatttcttgacaAGATTTGGACACCCTTTTGGTCCCTTGATCATTACCTATGCTGGGTTCTGATGTTAATGTAGTTCTGATTCAAGCTTCTAAAATCTGTTGTATTCTTTGTTACTGGAAATTGGGACTTTATCCTTGATTGATGCTCCAGCCTTTGTTGAATTAAAGGGAATCAATTCGGTATAATAGTGATTGAattggtgttttttttttaaatgatctTGTTGATGGGCTTGAGTTTTCCTATAGAATTTTGAGTATTATACAATTGTATTAGGAACAAGTGATAATAGTCAAAATGTTTTTGGAACTGGATCTTGTGAACTGGGGTGGTGGTGCTGAGGACGATTGAGAGGATGAGCAGTTTGAGTCGAACAGCTTCGTTGAAACAAAGAACCCAGATTGTTGGCAGCCCCCGAGCTGTTGCTAGCCCAAGAATCACACGAAAGAGCTGGAATTCCGGACCAGTTCTTATAGGCGTAGTGATAGGATtagttgtttcctttttcttggcCGTTGGTTTGCGGTATCTTTATGTTCTTCCAAGTCTTACACAGGCTTTTCACGATGATAGTGTCTCACATTTAAATGATTCAGGTAACTCTTGTGATGTGTTTGATGGAAATTGGGTGTTGGATTATAGGTATCCCTTGTACAATGCCTCAGAATGCCCTTTTGTAGAGCAAGGTTTCAATTGCTTGGAAAATGGTAGGATGGATAAAGGGTATCTTAAGTGGAGATGGAAGCCGAAGAATTGTGATATTCCAAGATTTAATGTGATGAGTATCCTGGAAATGTTTCGCAACAGAAGAATTGTTTTTGTTGGTGATTCAATGAGTAGAACACAATGGGAGTCCTTGATATGTATGTTGATGACTGGGGTGGAAGATAAGAGGAGTGTTTATGAAGTCAATGGCAGCAAGATCACGAAACAGATTAGATTTTTGGGTGTGAGATTCAGTTCCTTTAATTTTACTATTGAATTCTATCGATCTGTGTTCCTAGTGCAACACAGTTGGGCACCTAAGCGTGGACCTAAAAGGGTTAGATCCACTCTTAAATTGGACGAGTTGGATGATATCAGTGATGAGTGGATTAATACAGATGTTCTGATATTTAATTCCGGACAATGGTGGGTTCCTGGGAAGCTCTTTGGAACGTAAGTTCAGTTTCTCCTTTTGGATAAGATAAATTCTAATTCTCTTGCACTTTGCCTGT
This sequence is a window from Coffea eugenioides isolate CCC68of chromosome 7, Ceug_1.0, whole genome shotgun sequence. Protein-coding genes within it:
- the LOC113778624 gene encoding protein trichome berefringence-like 7, with amino-acid sequence MSSLSRTASLKQRTQIVGSPRAVASPRITRKSWNSGPVLIGVVIGLVVSFFLAVGLRYLYVLPSLTQAFHDDSVSHLNDSGNSCDVFDGNWVLDYRYPLYNASECPFVEQGFNCLENGRMDKGYLKWRWKPKNCDIPRFNVMSILEMFRNRRIVFVGDSMSRTQWESLICMLMTGVEDKRSVYEVNGSKITKQIRFLGVRFSSFNFTIEFYRSVFLVQHSWAPKRGPKRVRSTLKLDELDDISDEWINTDVLIFNSGQWWVPGKLFGTGCYFQIGNSLKLGMSIGTAFRTALGTWSSWVDTMINPNRTRVFFRTFEPSHWSGDETLRLCNMTSQPLSETEGKDSSPFSDTVFDVVKNMAVPVTVLHITPLSAFRRDAHVGIWSDKPNMSDCSHWCLPGVPDIWNEILFHLLPGFKDASSE